The DNA region ATTCCAATCCTTCTTTTACTCAACACCACTTCCTTACCTTTTTTACATATCAGCTGTTGCATTAGATTCTAGAATTTAGGTTCTATATTTCGTTTGTAAACTATTGATAATATTAAGTTTACTAAAGCGATATTATAAATTTATTGATATTTTGTTAAAAATAGGTTAATATTGCGCATTATTTAATATTTCTATGGTTTTGATATGTCTAAGCAAATTAACTTTACCCCAGCAAATGTACCTGTTTACAATGAAGCTCCTGAATGGTTTTTAAAAATTACTGATGCTGAAAAAGCTTTTCAAGAAGACTTACACAATAATGGGTTTAAAAAAGTGGGATCTATTTTCGGTCTGCCTCTACCAAAAAGCGATGATAGTTTTGAGAAGTTACATCAATATTTACAAAAATTAAACGAGGATGATAGAAGGAAAGCTGTAAACTATAGGCTTACAAATGGCGACCACGCAACAAGTATATTATACAGAGCAGTATTAAATGGTAAATATGATCTTTGTAAATATTTACTTGAAAACGGAGCATACGTAAATTTAGGTAATTGCCGAGAAGATTTAGGATCACCTTTACATAGGGCTGTTTACGAAAATAATTTAGAGATTGTAAAGTTACTAGTAGAGAATAAAGCAGATTTATTTGAGCGAGCTAGAATTATAAATAACACAAGAATGACTCCTTATGAAGTTGCTAAAGAAATGTCAGGTTGTGGTGACATAGCAAATTATCTTAAAGATGCTATGAAGGCTAGAGATAAGGAAATGAATAATAGATTAACATTTGCTCCGACTGCTCAAAAGGCTTTAGTATTTGGTCAAAATATTCTTAGAAGAATAGGGGTGGCATTTTTATTTGATATGGCACTTGCTGCATTTGCTCCAAAGGCTGGGAATTTATTTGCATCAAAATATGTAAGAAAAGCTGCCGCATATTTTTTCTCAAGCTTCGTAAATTATTTCCTGGAACTTGCAAGTTTTAATCTTCCAAAGCCATTGAATTTGTTGTTAATGGGTGCACGTGATAGTAATAAAGATAATGCTACTTTAATGGAATATATTAAAAAAGAGCAAGTACTTAATTTCTCTGGTGGAGCAAGAATTCTAAACCACAGATTTAAATTTAATTTCACAGATTTTATATTAGGGACTAGAGCACTTAAAGAATATAAAAAGATTGGAAAGTAATTTATTATAATTCAGGAACAATTGAAGTTATATATCAAGAAATATATCTAAATATTTGTAGACTTTTTGTTTCAAATCCTCGGTTATATAAGGATCCATGTAACTTGCATGCACTGCATTTTTCGGTTTAACTATAAGCCAGTCAATCATTGATCTTGCAGAATTAGGAATATTCTCAGGGTCTGGAATTACTTTTGTATCAGTTGACGTATCATCAGCTTCAAACATCAATAACTTAATAGGCTTTTGTGGTCTTAAAAAACAGCGTCTGGCATCAAATAGTATTATATCATTACAGTAATCAGAATATTCATTTACAAAATATTTTGCAATATCACCACCGTTAGAATGACCGCCTATAATAAAGTTATCTAAATTCACTTCAGGTAATTCCGTTTTAAGCTGATCAAGAACAAATGATATATTCAGTACGCCCCTTTTGTATAAATGCTCCCTAGCATAATGCTGAATGTCATCAAGATTAATAGTTTCTAATCCATCAGAATCACCGGCAGTATCATGTTGAATGGTAATAAATGTATAGTTTTTATTAACAAAATAGTTTGCAAGCCAAGTATGTTCAAGATGAGCATATACAAAGTCTGGCTTAGTAAATTCTTCCTGTCCCTGATATCCTGGGTTAAAAATCATAGTTTTAACAGGACTTGTTGCATCAGGATAATATATCCTTACAGGAATATTTCTACTTCTGTCATTATCTTTAAAATTAAAATCTAAAATTTCCATAATTTATCCCATTAAAAAAGGCGCCTAGAAAGGCGCCTTTAATATATAAGCTCTCTTGAAGCTCAGCAATAATTAGTGGCTAACTACAACTGAAACTGCACGACGGTTTTGAGCATGAGCTTCTTCTGTGTTACCAACAACAGCTAAGCGCTCTTTACCATAAGAGATTGTAGATAATCTTTTAGCATCTACACCTAAGCTGATAAGATATTTCTTTGCAGCTTCAGCACGACGTTCACCAAGAGCAAGGTTGTACTCACGTGTACCACGCTCATCCGCATGACCTTCTACAGTTGCGTGAACGTTTGGATACTGTTGTAACCAAGCAGCTTGTCTAGCTAATGTTTCTTTTGCGTCTTCTCTAACGTTTGAACGATCGAAATCGAAGAAAATTCTGTCGCCAACGTTAGCTTCTAAATCTGATTGTGTACCTGGAACGATATGAGCATTTTCAGCACCACCAGCACCGCCAGCGCCACTACCAAACCCTGTACCACAAGAAGCTAAGAAAACTACGAAAGCTAAAGAAAGAAGTTGCTTTACCATAATAAACTCCAAAAAAATTAAGTTACATTGTATAACCTGTGTTTAAGTTATACATACAAAACGTACAGTAAGTACATTTTATTTATGTATAAGTCAATAGTTATAATATGTAGTTATTTGAATATTGCTATAAATTATTTACCTAAAATGCATATTTGAAATACAAATTTTTGCAGGTGTTGTAATTTTACTATAAATAGAAAAGGCTCTTGAGTAAGAGCCTTTAGCATTACCTGTCTGTAAAGCTTCCTGTATTAAGCCTTTCGCGCCAGTAGTTAAGTAAATCAAGCATAGTTGTTTCAAATGAAATTTCTGGTTTCCAGCCCGTATGCTTGAAAAATTTTGATGTGTCAGGAACCTGAAGATCCGCATCGATTGGGCGAAGTCTTTCAGGGTCAGTTTTAACTTCAATTCCTTTAACTGTGGAGTGTGAAATTAAAAAATCTAGCATTTCTTTAATGGTGCATGTATAAGTACCGCCGATATTATAATACTCACCACCAATCGGATTTACGGTAACTAACATATGATATGCACGAACAGCGTCCCTTACGTCTGCAAATGTTCTTAGTGATTCAAGGTTACCAACTTTTACGACAGGTGCCATTAATCCTTTTTCGATCATTGCAATTTGTTTAGCAAACGTGGATTCGGCAAATACGTCACCTCGGCGAGGACCTGTGTGTGTAAACATTCTGGTTGTCATTACAGTCATATTATATGCTTCTGCATAGAATCTTCCAACCAGGTCAGTACCTACTTTAGAAATTGCATAAGGTGAAGCAGGGTGAAATGTACATTCTTCATCAATTGGAACTTTTTCTTTTGGAACTCTACCAAATACTTCAGAAGAGGCACATACGTGAATTATTGCATCGCGTTTATGATTTTTAAGAGCGTCAAGAAGCCTTGTTGTTCCCTGAATATTTGTATCAAGTGTATCAACAGGTGCTGTAAAGCTTGTTTGCGGATAGCTTTGAGCTGCCAAATGAAACACATAATCAGGCTGAACATCTTTAATAATATTATTTAGTGAAATATCGTCACGTAAATCCCCATATACTAAAAACACGCGATCTTTTTTGTTAATGCGCTCTATTATATGACTAATATTATCAAGTGGACTACGCCATCTGATCATTCCATAAATATCCCAGTCAGTTTTTTCTAATAAAAAATCTGCTAAGTGGGATCCAACCATTCCAGTAATGCCCGTGATTAAAACTTTCTTTTTCATAAGTGACTCATTGATATAATTCTTAGTTGTTACTTACCGCGAACCATAAATTTTTATAAAATTTTAGTCAAGGAATTTTGGATATAATTGACATTGGGTGCTTCAACTGATAGTTTGGGCTTGAAAATTTTTATTGGGAATGTTTATGCAAAACAGTAATCTTACAGAAAGATTGTATAAATCTATGCTGCTTATTAGAGAAGTTGAAGAACTAATTTGCAAAGTGTATTTTACAGATGTTATTAAAAGTCCTGTACATTTATCTATTGGTCAGGAAGCAGTTGCAAGCGGTGTTTGCGAAGCATTAAATAAAGATGATTTAATCGCTCATACATACAGATGTCATGCTACTTATATTGCAAAAGGCGGAAACCTTAAGCAAATGATGGCAGAGCTTTATGGCAAGAAAAATGGCTGTGCTGGTGGCAAAGCAGGTTCTATGCATCTTATTGATTTAGAGAGCGGTATTACAGGAGCATCTGCAGTAGTTGGAACAACAATACCAGTATCTGCAGGATATGCGCTTGCTCTTAAAAGAGAAAATGCCAAAAATAATACATCAAGAATTATGACTTCATTTTTTGGCGATGGATCTACAGAAGAAGGTTGTTTTAGTGAAACTATAAATTTTGCAGCACTTCATGATTTACCAATGTTATTTGTATGTGAGAATAATGGTTTTGCAATTCATAATCCTTTAGAGAATAGATGGGCAACGCCTT from Alphaproteobacteria bacterium 33-17 includes:
- a CDS encoding acetoin dehydrogenase, with amino-acid sequence MQNSNLTERLYKSMLLIREVEELICKVYFTDVIKSPVHLSIGQEAVASGVCEALNKDDLIAHTYRCHATYIAKGGNLKQMMAELYGKKNGCAGGKAGSMHLIDLESGITGASAVVGTTIPVSAGYALALKRENAKNNTSRIMTSFFGDGSTEEGCFSETINFAALHDLPMLFVCENNGFAIHNPLENRWATPYLLERIATYGIKTKAVRSGDVLEIYEATNELLEYIRTTKKPAFIEIDTYRYKEHVGPKDDIHQAYRDQSVYQKWRSHDQIDMLEAKLPSDIVQKIKEQVAQEIEEAKLFAENDLFPTKEDLYANVYA
- a CDS encoding GDP-mannose 4,6-dehydratase → MKKKVLITGITGMVGSHLADFLLEKTDWDIYGMIRWRSPLDNISHIIERINKKDRVFLVYGDLRDDISLNNIIKDVQPDYVFHLAAQSYPQTSFTAPVDTLDTNIQGTTRLLDALKNHKRDAIIHVCASSEVFGRVPKEKVPIDEECTFHPASPYAISKVGTDLVGRFYAEAYNMTVMTTRMFTHTGPRRGDVFAESTFAKQIAMIEKGLMAPVVKVGNLESLRTFADVRDAVRAYHMLVTVNPIGGEYYNIGGTYTCTIKEMLDFLISHSTVKGIEVKTDPERLRPIDADLQVPDTSKFFKHTGWKPEISFETTMLDLLNYWRERLNTGSFTDR
- a CDS encoding peptidoglycan-associated lipoprotein; this encodes MVKQLLSLAFVVFLASCGTGFGSGAGGAGGAENAHIVPGTQSDLEANVGDRIFFDFDRSNVREDAKETLARQAAWLQQYPNVHATVEGHADERGTREYNLALGERRAEAAKKYLISLGVDAKRLSTISYGKERLAVVGNTEEAHAQNRRAVSVVVSH